DNA sequence from the Gouania willdenowi chromosome 21, fGouWil2.1, whole genome shotgun sequence genome:
cttgtgttaaagtaaattaataaacatgaataaaatgaatggtttgtgtttaaaaaagatATAGGTAGTTTTAGTCAATGAAGTGAGATAAAGGCTCCTTCAAGCGTTTTCCTCTCAGTTCTGTTTCCTCTGAAAAGGGCATAGTGGTGTTAGTTtactgatccaagggccacaataACAACATACATGTCAGAatgatgaccaatctgagcatctataacaggaaagaataaagagtttgtgtgtttttgttatgtgtatttttgttgggtttttgaagtcatttttgtgtgttttttgggtgtCAAAGTCTACTCTCCCCTGAAGCACCATATTACCTGGCCAAATGAGCTGTAAAATATTGGCATATTGAATATCGTCCTTCGCTATTTACAAGCTGTATAGCCACAAATTTGCATCGTGGTGCTGATACATTACCtgccatatacagtatgtgtatgtatatatatatatatactgtataaatgtagttttgtttttatttagttagGGTTAGGAACTATCCACTATCCACAGCTATAACTTATGAGAAGTACGTGCAGGGTTAAACGCACTCACAATTGACataaattattcattaaattgaagagaattaataaataaataaagtggctGCTTCACAGCAGTATCTTCTTTGGTGGATGACCCTGTGGAAACAAAGAGGTGTTGAGGTGAAGATGATGGAAAATTGTGGAAGGTGGTCTGTCTCATAGTGGTTTTCATGTCATGGGACCATATGGGACTGGGAAGGACTTATTCATTATCATTATGtagttaaagaagaagaaacgccCACACACCTCGCCCAAATGGAAAAGGTGTTGTTCACATTCCCCCCATTTCAAGtcagtatttttaattattctacaatatatGGTTGGGTAAAAATACATACAACATGGGTAAAttggtatatactgtatatttgggggggggggggtataatATCCCTCTTCAACTCCCTTGTCACACCACTGGTACCATAATCAATAGaacttgtgttgttttaatattgaaataaatcattGCACTATTTGTCGTCTCACTTTCCTTTTTACTAGTTACCAAAACACAGaggaacaaaataaaacatgtctgtAGAAGATGCAACAACACAAAGAGGAAAGACAAACACTGCAAAacctgtgttgccaggttgggtttattACGTCTGAAGAGGGACGTATTGCggatgtttttacacatttttttttacaatttctgTGCAAAATCATCAGCagcatttagcaaaaaaaataaataaatcaaacacacatggaGCTCTGTGCGCTTTCacgttatttttagattaaaataatgcaattggTCGGATGTTTGAATGTTTATCATTCTTGTTGCAAAAGGACAGGCCAATCAAGACACTAATAATgctgattttcagaaaatgggtaacaaatccacaaatatttaacaatttctATTTATCAACAGGACTCAAACCACACAAACAAGATGCTGCAGTTTCAACTTGGTTTAGAAGTAAGACTTCAAACTATAACATTATCTTaattagttttaatcaacctTTTAATACTAGAGTTCTGATGATCAAACACCTGCACCATATTTCCCCCCCAAATACTGTACATGACAGATCTGTAAAAAAGGTGAttattctgagaaaaaaaattccactagtaagaaaatattttttttcatattatcAGGTGATGAGCTGCCTCTGAGTTGCGCATTATGATGTATATAATTGTATACAACATTTCTTGTGTATTTAAAATCACTTTCACACAAATTGagtaaaacatttgtatttccattgaaatttacaaaaatggTTTGTTAGAAATATTTATGGTTTTCACAGTGAAACAAGTCAAACTTCATGTTTCTAGTGTGATTTTAGCTCTTGTGTGCTAAGGCAGTATACataatggggaaaaaaaccaCAATAGTTTAGATACAAAGTTGTGCTTAAAGAAATGAGACTAAACATAGCAAGCCAGAATAGCTTTTAGGATCAAATATGAGGAAGATAATAATCTATATCTGTTAAACACACTGTAGATCAATATTCTCAATAATGCTATGAGCGAAAGGAAAAATGATGGAGGAGGAGTCAGTGTAATATGAATTAAACAGTGTAAAATCATTAAATATTCCCTGATGGCCATGAGTTAGAACAtataacaatattaaataaaaattgatttatgtTGTATGATGAAACCAAGAGGGTTGTGGATTATTCCTGAACATGGGATTAGGAATGTGTGTTTATCTCCTCTCACAGTGCTACTTTTGCTACATGGATCTGCTGCAATGAATTAATCTCTGAGCAGCTCTACAGATGATAAAAAGAAGCTGGACCTGGGTCCAAAACCATATTTTAGCATGAATGAATccttcaaatttaaaaaaaaaaaaaaaagaatttagaTTTTAAAGATCAAGGTTTACCAAACTTCATATTTCAAAGTAagttaataaacaaactatgcaAAAGACATATCTTTTTAGGAATCAGATCTCCTTTAATCTGTTGCTACAACATGTGGACAGTATACACCTTGCATAAATTGCACTGAACATAAAACCATGAGCCATGACATTATGACCACCAGCCTTATACTGTATAGTGCAGGCCAAAGTAGGCCAAGCCCATTGTGACTATAGAGCTCTAAATGTCAGCCATTTTCCCAGCTCATCTCACCCATAGAAGGCTGATAAACATCTCTCACTACTTTGTTTCATAACTAACTTCAGACGTTTTCTGCTTCCCAACAATCCATTTAGAGAGGAACATGTTGACCTGCTGCCTACCCATAACACACGCTGTTATAAAGGGGTCATAAATAATACTATAGTGGTCCAGTGCATGTAATAAACATGTAACTGTTCTTTTGTATTTGAAGATGGAATGTTACCTTTAAGGTGATCACAAGGACTATAGTAGCATGAATGACTGTGTTAGTATAAAACTTACATTAGGAACAATAACAACTGCCATATTAATgcttttattaaaagaaaaggaagaaatgGATTCTCTATCCCAGCATCCTTCAGCTGGAGCTGCACCGTGAGCTCTGCACTTACAGCTGTGAGCTCTCTAACTCAGTCATTTCACTTTGttgacaaataaaaactaaaactaaaaacctGTTCATTAAACGTGTGTGACCACTTGTAGATCCTACAAAAGGCTGAAGGGATAAAGTGTCTGCTTAATGTAGTCATCATTCTGATCAGCACTGGGGGATTTCTGTTCAGAAGCAGATGTGGTGTTGGGTCCTCGGAGAGTTTGCTTTGCTTTGGTATCATTGTGAATGGAGATCACTCCACTTTGCTATAGTCCTCTGTGTGGCCCAGAACCTTCTTCCTCTGTCGTACCATGTGGAAGTAAAGTTGGGGAAACACTGGAGGAGAGCAAGAAGATATATTTACACCTCATTATGTTGTTTCTGTTGTTCATTAGCTAAAGAAAAACACCAAGGAAAGGGTTAttcagcgccctctgctggtatcACACAACCAGATTCTTTggatgaagaaaataaaatatgtaatcaCTGTCTGCACAAGATAAGTATGGAGGATGAGGAGtgccacatttaaataaataaggcagtggttatccgtacggttgctgtatcaatatacaggcattctatccgtacgcagcgcccctcattggtcagtttaggtcacgtgataggtcagtcattggccagtttaggtcacataactaagactaaacttaaccgtaatttatttatttatttcatgatctggtgttgcagcactttattaattaattttattgtcAAATTCGCTCGTCAAAGTCTGTGGGGGCGGTTTCCTAACACTTGATTGGTTACCTGCTCATCAAGTCAAGCTGGGtaacacagactttcaactccctccaaagattttctatggggttgagatccggacactggctaggccactccatgaccttgaaatgcttcttacgaagccactccttcgttgcccgggcggtgtgtttgggatcattgttgtGCTGAAAAACCCAGCcatgtttcatcttcaatgctcttgctgatggaaggaggttttcactcaaagtCTCACGAtgcatggccccattcattctttcctttacacagatcagtcgtcctggtccctttgcagagaaacagccccaaagcatgatgttaccacccccatgctttacagtaggtatggtgttctttctcctccaaacacgacgagttgagtttttaccaaaaagttctattttggtttcatctgaccatatgacattcgcccaatcctcttctggatcatccatatgctctctagcaaacttcagacgggcctggacatgcaCTGGTTTAAGCAGGgagacacgtctggcactgcaggatttaaGACCCtggcggcgtagtgtgttactgatggtagccgttgttactttggtcccagctctctgcaggtcattcactaggtcccctcgtgtggttctgggatttttgctcaccattcttgtgatcattttgaccccacgggtgagatcttgcatggagccccagatcgaggaagattatcagtggtcttgtatgttttccattttctaataattgctcccacagttgatttcttcacaccaagctgctctCCTAATGCAGATTCaatcttcccagcctggtgcaggcctacaattttgtttctggggtcttttgacagctctttggtcttggccatagtggagtttggagtgtgactgtctgAAGTTGTgaacaggtgtcttttatactgataacgagttctaacaggtgccattaatacaggtaacgagtggaggacagaggagcctcttaaagaagaagctTCAGGTctgtgaccaaatacttattttactgagggatttaccaattaattcattaaaaatcctacaatgtgattttctggaatttttttttctcattttgtctctcatagttgaggtatacctataatgaaaattacaggcctcatctttttaagtgtcagtacttgcacaattggtagCTGacaatacttttttgccccactgtaataAATAAACTCATTATTTAATGTCACTAGAAAAGCAGGTGAACTCACAGGGAATGTAGGAAACCATAACGATGATGAGGAAGGAGTGGTAGTCAAAGGAGAAGTTGTACTTGTTGGGCAGCGTGACGGAGTATAGGCCAGTCTTCTGTGCATGAGGCAGTGCTGCATAGATGGTCAGCAGTTCCCCAGTTACTCCCATAGGATACAGCACGAAGAAGAACGTGTACCTAAATAAAATATGGcataaaacttaaaaagaaatagGAAAGTATAAAACGTACGATGGACTGCTGGACTGATCCTGTAAAATTGCTTTAGTGACGCATATATGAGAATAAATAAAGTTCTTGTGACATTAAAGTGGCCTGAGACTCACTGTGATTTACAGAAATGAAGAGGAATTGAAATAAAGATTGAAGTGAATCTGATGAATGGTCTTCTGTCCTACCTTGCCCATTTGATGAGATAGGGCAGGTGATTGAGCAGACTGAAGGTGTAGAAAGAGTAGCGGATGATCTCTGTGACGGTCCAGGCTGTGACAAACAGAAGCACGCTGTCTTCACTCTGGACCTGTAGAGACACAGAAACAAGACAGAAGACACACAAAGAAGCATCAGTCCACTGGCCTCCAACGGAAAGTCTTCATGGTAGAATCATGCTGTTTCACATCACACTGCGGGCACAAGTCGCTACCCTAATCAGGTTAAACACTAAGCAAACAGTGTTAAAGGATAACACAGCAACAGTACAGTATGCATTGCTAATTCTAAATTAATTCATGAAACAAGGCCGAGATAAGACGGTCATTTAGAAGAAGTAGACGAACTTTTAAAACCTTCACTAAAAGAGCGTCTAATTCTACTTACATATTTATTCGTCTCCGATCTACAAACAGGGCAAACACTGTGTCAGCTGTGAACCCTTTATATGATGTGTCCACCACTCTGCACTGTTGCAGTGAAACATAACGTCTGTTGTACCTCTTTGACGCTGTGTGTGACGGCCCAGGTCAGGAAGACCCGCGACATCACCTGAAATCCAGTCAGCACCACAGAGGACGGCACAATTCCTAAGTCACCAAAGCAGAAgacaaacatgactcagctcaTTTCTCTATGTTCACAACGTTTTCACTCATTGATTGTAATTCTGCACCTGTTTTCAGAGGCTCATTGGCCTGGAcagaatttgattttttttttcggtAGTcttcaaaaaacagaacaaacagacAGTTGTCTAACTAATCAGCACAAAGTGTGAAGATTGACGCAAAAGCTTATACACACCTACCCCcatcacaaacacaaaacaaggcactctagataatatcacaaaaaaaatattaggaaACTAATCTTACTATTTTCACAATAcccattcaatatatattctatacaAAGTTGTatttatacagtttatacatgcacatcaaacatattaaatacattttaaatacaaaatatggtgtagcaatatttaattaaaataaatattatctatcacattatatataccttttattatgtttattgagtaagtaatatattttataccattatatattattgctgtctaaggtaaaattgttgctcttttttcttatagaaaaaaaggaatccaattgtttttaattatattaatattgaaCAGAGTTTATTTACAGAGAACAGAGTGCGGTCTATTCAGACTTTAACCACTAGATGGTGGTAATACATTATTTACATACTCGGGCTTCATTGCTGAGATCATAGGTTGTATATACCAGTAGGATTTATCCATAAAGGAAGCCTGGCTCAAGCTTAACACTTTGACTTCAAATCCTAAATAAAGAAGATGAATGTGAGGGCTGGTCTCTCCTCCTCACATTAACGTCTTGACATTGGACAGCTTGTATAAACCATCTCAATGTAACCAGTGTGTGACACACGGTATGATGATCTTAATTACACCAGACACAAAACCAGACTTTCTCAATCTGGTTGGGCTCTCCAAACACACATGAAGGCTGTTTAGGTTCAAAGAATGATGTCGCTTTCAAAAGTTTAGCCGcactaaagttaaaaaaaaggattttctcAGGTTAAAGTAGTGGTTTTTATAGGGCAAAGGTGACCAATTAGTTAAATGCTTTAAACCTGGGGTCTGTTCTAGAGCTCtggtcaccaatgagctccatctaaaatctgatttacttgtcAGGCTTCAAacccacacaaataaatacatatgtcAGATGTAGTCATTGCCTTAGTAGAGTTACATACTGCTGCACTTTATacgtttttgtattcatttaacCATctttggggcgaccgtggctcaggtggtagtgggtcatcttctgatcgagaggatgggggttcgatcccagtacctgactatgtgtcgaagtgtccttgggcaagacactgaaccctaagttgctcccaatggttgactcgcgccttgcatggcagtcctgtcccattggtgtgtgaatgtgagagtgattgggtgaatgagctgatatgtaaagcgctttgagactgcttcagtgtgggcataaagcactatataaaatcaagtctaTTTACCAAGTCCATTTGGTTCATCAATGTTtgttaggggtgtgaaaaaaaatcaatttcaggatatattgcgattttttttggATGCcgattttaaatacatttttttatttgaacatttttttttgttttttggaaatgtaatcaatatttttgtgtatttgtgcaatatttcaatggtggttacaatgctttcaatgtgttcagatcagtgcttaaactgatacaaaaggataaattatttttttcttatttttgtgcattatcagtaactcagggtgatttatccttaatgttctcacttacagtgttgtcatggttactttgaatcttctacacagtagtttcagtgaaaagaaacttgttgcactttattttatgatgacagtgtgtaacactgtattttctttttttcaatgaaaatgtgcaaaaaaaactaacaataaataataaataggatgttttgaagcaaatagttttgactcaatttgtcctctgaatgatcaatatcttctgatgaacatatacagcaacttgatttttcatatCTACGGTTATTTTGATGTTAACTGGGTCGAATATCGCAATATCGTACCGTGACAAATGTATCGCGATTcatatcgtattgcaacatcgttgacaatactcacccctaatgTTTGTTTGCATTGAAAAATTGTGACAAATGGTTTTAGGTGTCACAGAGTTGGTATTATGGCTTGTGATaagatatgtttaaaaaaacacacacacaaagtagattttcataaaatattacataaatgattaaattgtaaaaacatgttacaTATTTTATGATTAGTGGCTAGTGAAATGGGAACATGATGATTTCCTGTGGAatgcaatgaaaataaaacgattgcataaattaggagaaataaagtgttgcatgttaaaacttaaacagaaaacatgaaaatgtagtgctttttaaactggtagccctttggactattGACTAACATTGATGTagcacagtttcagaaaggttgttgacccctgctttaaactCTGAATCAATAAACACTGACAATAATAATAGTGTGAAGAATTCCTGCTTTTGAGTGATTCCCCTCTGATAATCTAATGCTTCTTGTAAAAgaaatattcatttaaaaaaaattactttgtaCAGATAAATagtggtgggaacctctgggtatctcacgatatgatacgTGATACAAAGCTCAAGATAACtaaatatattggtcagaaatcaatctacgataatctatgacataagaaaaaaaaagattaagtgaaaaaaaaaaacatgttattttatatctctgaaagacaataaattgaaaaagtgtcctatgaacagtgacactattttagtgcaacatttctgtaaataagtgtcagcataccaatgtaaacaaataagtatctccaatagtgctttctgtaaacaaaaaatagggtctttcttaacAGTGACACCAATacattggttccttcaacaaacagtgacaaaatttctgtgaagacatactgtaactgtacattttagtgaaaaagcagaaaaggttttttaaaaaaaaaaaaaagaaaaaaaaaaaaaaaaaaaaatcaatacttagcgggagcatatcgataatcaatcgtgcgaaaaaatactGTGATacatcgccgtatcgagatagcGACACACTCATATATACACAATACATTTGCTGAAAGTTGATAATCTTAAATATTGTCACAACACAATCCCCAgttacagcaaaaacaaaaacaaaaaaaatctcaattaaCTCAGTAAAATCATGTGATTAAAAATCATAATTGTTTGACAGCACTAAATGTATTGTATATAAACTGAAACCTTTGTCAAGTCAACCTGTAGTCTTTTGTCTGTTATAAATAGTTCATTTTCATCACTGTCTAATGCATTTTGCTTGTTGTGCAGAGGAGTTGATGTGAGGGTAGAAACTGAAAGCACACTCACCTACAGCACAGTGCAGTATCtgagaaacatggagaaaacaGAGAATTAGTCACTAAAACATCTGGAAAGAGATAACGCCATTTAATTCAACTGTGACATTTTTACAGATGAGCACAGACTCATGATCAACTAGAAACAGACACAAGATATTTATCTTAGTTCCTGTTACTGATGCACAATAaatgatataatataatgtGGACTGGGGTTGGGTTTAAAGGTTGCAGGTAGACAACTCCTCTCTTTGTGATATTCATAGTTATGGATGCAAAAAGTACGTCAGCTCTAGTGTGTTACAttgttaatgatgatgataacaaaCAAGTGTAAATAACCCAAATTACGTTTTAGGAATTTTGATACCTTAtctaatttcattttattcctTGTGTTTTGCTTTCAGGGGTTTAAAATCTGATGAAACTTGTGGTGAAGTGTTAAAAACCCAACATATTTTTGTTGGtactgatttattttctttttcaataaacAACTGTTTCTCTCCAGTGCACAGACCCACACTGTGGAGCCTCTCAACAGGAACTGTAATACCAAACTTCCTCCACACtgtatagaatagaatagaatagaatagaatagaatagaatagaatagaatagaatagaatagaatagctgTTTATTGTCACTGCCCTGTAAAGGTACAATGACATTCAGGAGGGCTCCTGCTGATCCAAgcacataaaaacaataaaacacaggaaTAAATGTATACAATTAAAGCGtaggaataatatatatttgCATTTATATGTATAGTGTATATGTAGGAGGCTAGTGTGTATTACAACCTCCACATTACACCATAAAAGTCACAATTAATCTCTGATTTTAAACTGTcatgtattatatacagtatgattgGGACATCATACTGAATGTCAGAGTAAAAGAACAAAGTCTTCCTGGCTGTGTGCCAAATATGCAGAGCTGTACGCTGAAGCCTGATTGGTTATCAGACTGTTATAAAGCAGAGGGCATTCCAAACACTGCACAGATCAAATAACAGCAGACTCAGTCTGCCTTCattcattaatattattgttattattccatccatccattttctgactcgcttgtttaatgttaatattgttaatgttaatgtaattaataatattagtgttattgttgttgttgataataatagatatttgtattattttttattaattattattattaataataacaataataatagtaataacattaatattccatccatccattttctgacccacttgtttaatgttaatattattattgttaatgttaattttaatcatgttaaagaaaatgttaatttataatattagtgttattgttgttgttgataataatagatatttgtattattttttactaattattattattaataataacaataataataataatagtaataacattaatattccatccatccattttctgacccacttgtttaatgttaatattattatttttaatgttaattttaatcatgttaaagaaaatgttaatttataatattagtgttattgttgttgataataataataatttgtattattttatttattaataaaaataaaaacatatttattaagaATATGaataatactaatactactaataataatgttaatattccatctatccattttctgacccacttgtttaatattgttaatattaatgtttattacTAATTTTAGTGGTAATGTTATTGTTGTTGATgataatataaattatattttatttgactaTGAGCTAAACTTGTATTAACAATAACATTATGTGAAACTGTACATAATATCTTGATGGCTATAATGTTTGGGTTTAATTGGACAGTTTAAGTAGAAGCTGAAGGATTAAGTGTCTCACTGCTGTCCCACCTTTAACACTCACCTCTAGAACAGCTCCCGTCTGAAAGAACTTCAGAGGCTTTTCTATGGAGTAATACAGGCCGTGGTAGCTGCCTCGGGCCAGATAAGCTCGTACCAGTCCAACAGCAATCACCAGCCACCTGAACAACAGAGGAACAGCACACAGTCACTTCACATACTACCAGACTGTGTACAGTCAATCAATGATGAATTAACAGAAAATTAGTATTCCTTTAACCAGTAGAAACTGTCATCTATAAACTCAACTGTGTGATAACTAAACATTTGATTTTGTGAATGTATAGGCCACTTAGTGCTGTGCAATATGGGGAATATTTTATAAGACGTTATAGGTAGATTTATATCCTGATAATTATATATATCCGGACATAGTATTTCTTCATAAAATTACATGCAATGaatgaaaaaatgcaattaattatgtatatattgtatgatgtataaaaatgttttttcataccttttggaattatgaccaaaaagttcaaccttggtttcattgaaccataacacattttcccacatgcgtttgggagacttcaaatgttattttgctttcttttttttaaaaaaaatacaaaataaaaatcgttttatttacaaatttgataaatcaatgaaatcgactttttttttttttgcccagccctaccacTTAGCCTTTTTGTCATTGTCATGCATGCCCACTTACATCATACATAGCCTCTTATTACTTGTTATAAGGTTTTACAAATTGTAAAAAGACTCTCCTAAAGTTTGTCCTTTGTCTAAAACAGGGGATGTCAACATAGGCTCACCCTGGCACCCACTttttgccatggtcattaaattgcaacccacttttttttcttttttttagaattcaaccaaccaaatttagttttttcaaaaatt
Encoded proteins:
- the hacd2 gene encoding very-long-chain (3R)-3-hydroxyacyl-CoA dehydratase 2, coding for MSAAAAPGTSKGAHSDVTGRRKKGPGALATAYLVIYNVVMTAGWLVIAVGLVRAYLARGSYHGLYYSIEKPLKFFQTGAVLEILHCAVGIVPSSVVLTGFQVMSRVFLTWAVTHSVKEVQSEDSVLLFVTAWTVTEIIRYSFYTFSLLNHLPYLIKWARYTFFFVLYPMGVTGELLTIYAALPHAQKTGLYSVTLPNKYNFSFDYHSFLIIVMVSYIPLFPQLYFHMVRQRKKVLGHTEDYSKVE